From the Clostridium sp. Marseille-P299 genome, the window CCAAATTGTTTATTTGATATACTCATCTTACCCTCAATTCTGGCAATTTTCGCCTTTACTTTTTCCCATTATTTGTATTATATCATTATAGAGAATAACTGAAAAGCATTTATTTTCCAATAAATGCTTTTCAGTTCCAAGTTTTTATCTTCTATTTTAAATAAAATACCTGTTTCATAAAAGTGATTGGCTCTGCCTCATTAAAATCGAAGGATCCTTCCACCATTTTAGAAGTAATTGCATTCCATTTTTGACATGCCTCACTTTTTGCTATATACTCATTGGCTGCTTTCACATCATCACATTCAAAACAATAGAAAAACTGATTTCCGTTTTGAAAAATCGAATAATTACGGTAGCCTGCCTTTGTATGCTCCTCCATAATTTCAGGCCATGGATTAAGATGCATCTTAACGTATTCCTCTAAACATTCTTCCTTTACTTTCCAAGTCCAAGCATATTTATTATTATTAATCATAAGCAAACCCTCCATTATCGATAATTACTTATATTATGCTATAAGAAATAAGCAAGTTCTACGTTAAACAAACGCTGTACTTTG encodes:
- a CDS encoding L-rhamnose mutarotase translates to MINNNKYAWTWKVKEECLEEYVKMHLNPWPEIMEEHTKAGYRNYSIFQNGNQFFYCFECDDVKAANEYIAKSEACQKWNAITSKMVEGSFDFNEAEPITFMKQVFYLK